From a region of the Streptomyces caniferus genome:
- a CDS encoding glycoside hydrolase family 15 protein has translation MAGLIEDYGLIGDTQTAALVGRNGSIDWACLPRFDSPAVFAGLLGTEEDGFWRMGPVNGPGGRPAPADRRRYRGDSLVLESEWDTPRGTVRVIDFMPPRDGAPQLIRIVEGVSGRVPMRSQLRMRFSYGWVVPWVHKVDDRTVAVAGPDSVWLDTAAETYGKDLTTFSDFTVSPGERIAFTISWEPSHKPPPAVAEPEASLEATEEFWREWVEHCTYHGPYRDAVVRSLITLKALTYAPTGGIVAAPTTSLPECLGGVRNWDYRFTWLRDAAITLSSLLRTGYREEARAWREWLLRAVAGDPENLQIMYGIAGERELGENELNWLPGYENSRPVRVGNGAAGQLQLDVYGEVTEALHLAHMTGLARNDYASLLQLKLIQWVEKHWDEPDEGIWEVRGPRRHFVHSKVMTWVAVDRTVKLIESGDVDGPLERWKDLRETIHRDVCEKGYDKERNTFTQSYGSQELDASLLLIPQMGFLPPDDKRVIGTIEAIQRELSTEDGFVLRYPTSGADDLGVDGLEGEEGAFLACSFWLADDLAMIGRVDEARKLFEKLLSLRNDLGLLAEEWDPKAQRQVGNFPQAFSHVALVDAALRLEALSPDLAVA, from the coding sequence ATGGCCGGCCTCATCGAGGACTACGGACTGATAGGCGACACGCAGACGGCCGCCCTCGTCGGCAGGAACGGCTCAATCGACTGGGCGTGCCTGCCGCGCTTTGACTCCCCAGCGGTGTTTGCAGGGCTGCTGGGCACGGAGGAGGACGGATTCTGGCGGATGGGGCCGGTCAACGGCCCCGGGGGCCGGCCCGCACCGGCCGACCGCCGGCGCTACCGGGGCGATTCGCTCGTGCTGGAATCGGAGTGGGACACCCCGCGCGGTACCGTCCGGGTGATCGACTTCATGCCGCCGCGCGACGGCGCGCCGCAGCTGATCCGCATCGTGGAGGGCGTCAGCGGCCGCGTCCCGATGCGCTCACAGCTGCGGATGCGGTTCTCCTACGGCTGGGTCGTGCCCTGGGTGCACAAGGTGGACGACCGTACGGTCGCGGTGGCCGGGCCCGATTCGGTGTGGCTGGACACCGCGGCGGAGACGTACGGCAAGGACCTGACGACGTTCTCCGACTTCACGGTCTCGCCGGGTGAGCGGATCGCGTTCACGATCTCCTGGGAGCCCTCCCACAAGCCGCCGCCGGCCGTGGCGGAGCCCGAGGCGTCGCTGGAGGCGACCGAGGAGTTCTGGCGCGAGTGGGTCGAGCACTGCACGTACCACGGGCCCTACCGCGATGCGGTGGTGCGCTCGCTGATCACGCTCAAGGCGCTGACGTACGCGCCGACCGGCGGGATCGTGGCGGCGCCGACGACCTCGCTGCCGGAGTGCCTGGGCGGGGTCCGTAACTGGGACTACCGCTTCACCTGGCTGCGGGACGCGGCGATCACCCTGTCCTCCCTGCTGCGCACGGGCTACCGCGAAGAAGCGCGGGCCTGGCGGGAGTGGCTGCTGCGGGCGGTGGCCGGCGACCCGGAAAACCTCCAGATCATGTACGGCATCGCGGGCGAACGGGAGTTGGGCGAGAACGAGCTCAACTGGCTTCCCGGATACGAGAATTCCCGTCCGGTGCGGGTCGGCAACGGCGCCGCGGGACAGCTCCAGCTCGATGTGTACGGCGAGGTCACCGAGGCGCTGCACCTGGCGCACATGACGGGCCTGGCCCGTAACGACTACGCCTCGCTGCTCCAGCTCAAGCTGATCCAGTGGGTGGAGAAGCACTGGGACGAGCCGGACGAGGGCATCTGGGAGGTCCGCGGTCCGCGCCGGCACTTCGTGCACTCCAAGGTCATGACCTGGGTCGCGGTCGACCGCACGGTCAAGCTGATCGAGTCCGGGGATGTCGACGGGCCGCTGGAGCGCTGGAAGGACCTGCGCGAGACGATCCACCGGGATGTCTGCGAGAAGGGTTACGACAAGGAGCGCAACACCTTCACCCAGTCCTACGGTTCGCAGGAGCTGGACGCCTCGCTGCTGCTGATCCCGCAGATGGGCTTTCTGCCGCCGGACGACAAGCGCGTCATCGGCACGATCGAGGCGATCCAGCGGGAGCTGTCCACCGAGGACGGCTTCGTGCTGCGCTACCCGACGTCCGGTGCGGACGACCTCGGCGTGGACGGTCTGGAGGGCGAGGAGGGCGCCTTCCTGGCGTGTTCGTTCTGGCTCGCGGACGACCTCGCGATGATCGGCCGGGTGGACGAGGCCCGCAAGCTCTTCGAGAAGCTGCTCTCGCTCCGCAACGACCTGGGCCTGCTCGCGGAGGAGTGGGACCCCAAGGCCCAGCGGCAGGTGGGCAATTTCCCACAGGCGTTCAGCCACGTTGCTCTGGTTGACGCTGCGCTCCGGCTCGAAGCCCTGTCGCCGGACCTGGCGGTGGCATGA
- a CDS encoding NUDIX domain-containing protein — translation MIVTDPNRRGYIELPGSLTHRHETPEAAAERVVRDLLGLTLPAGQLVGIDRVEHPNRSVITHIFAAGPLTRRQTRTLRLHNTGDTVRLLSTANALPLLPPRSRGRAAAGLKALAADTVAHLGTGATPPNSRSARPARSKGAPAAPANRQPAVLVASSAVITDRQDRLLIVRDNATEAWRLPGGAADTAVGETPRKTAERYALQGLGQSIALDQLLGIDWCRFPSRPAQVHYFYGAETPGCLRIDSVLCPQCGPSVRKFIPPAAASTFLSPQDTRRVHACLTARAAQTGAVELSDGYSGSHLFLPWVGAGRSRTKSIQQA, via the coding sequence TTGATCGTCACCGATCCCAACCGCCGTGGTTACATCGAGCTCCCGGGCAGCCTCACGCACCGCCACGAGACACCTGAAGCGGCTGCCGAGCGGGTAGTTCGCGACCTGCTTGGCCTCACCCTGCCGGCTGGACAGCTGGTCGGCATCGACAGGGTCGAGCATCCCAACAGGTCCGTCATCACCCACATCTTCGCCGCCGGCCCGCTGACCCGACGGCAGACCCGCACCCTCAGACTCCACAACACCGGCGACACCGTCCGGCTTCTGTCCACCGCCAACGCCCTGCCCCTCCTGCCACCACGATCCCGGGGGAGAGCCGCCGCCGGGCTCAAAGCCCTCGCGGCAGATACCGTCGCCCACCTCGGCACCGGAGCCACACCGCCCAACAGCCGGTCCGCCCGGCCGGCAAGGAGCAAGGGAGCCCCAGCGGCTCCGGCAAATCGCCAGCCCGCCGTGCTGGTCGCGAGCAGCGCTGTGATCACGGACCGGCAGGATCGGCTCCTCATCGTTCGAGACAACGCCACCGAAGCGTGGCGCCTTCCGGGTGGCGCGGCCGATACCGCCGTCGGCGAAACGCCACGAAAGACCGCGGAGCGCTACGCGCTCCAAGGGCTCGGCCAGTCGATCGCGCTCGACCAGCTGCTCGGCATCGACTGGTGCCGCTTCCCCTCTCGCCCCGCTCAGGTGCACTACTTCTACGGAGCGGAGACGCCCGGCTGCCTCCGCATCGACAGCGTTCTGTGTCCACAGTGCGGCCCCTCGGTACGGAAGTTCATCCCTCCGGCCGCAGCCAGTACGTTCCTCTCGCCGCAGGACACCAGGCGCGTGCACGCCTGCCTCACAGCCCGGGCGGCACAGACCGGGGCCGTCGAACTCTCCGACGGTTACTCCGGATCCCACCTCTTCCTCCCGTGGGTTGGCGCAGGTCGCTCCCGCACCAAATCCATCCAGCAGGCATGA
- a CDS encoding ABC transporter ATP-binding protein — MTEESASTPRRAAADGDATPDHEELLFGGPLRYDMGWNKHQDAFLQLNLRSMVTQLPKLLSGTIRLARQADRRALRLVALAEVGRGVSQAVGLIAVNRVLSHLLDSGSTVDRLSHAAPALAAAGLTAMVSAVLRALSTAGTGQLEPKVERVATEMYLSHTANVELAAIEDEEFHRLLDSAQYGAGSARRLVRYSTSIVNALMSLVATAGVLSVLHPALLPMLVAMSLPSAWAALSVARRRYLSFHAYVQHARAGQLISSLLISTDAAPEIRVHGVAPFLLRSFRAISESQEAEQKRLSRLAARTGLIAAAWSGLAAVATYATLGGLLWTGAMALSVGGTAVLAIRNGASSLQNFVQQINSAHEDSLFIGDLHQLCREADTRAIPTGGLPLPEFPKQITFEDVHFTYQGKDTTRALAGATLTIPTGKVVALVGDNASGKSTLTKLLCGLYQPDAGRILWDDTDAALVNRTALIDKIAVVGQDFYRWPFTAAVNIAIGRPDATIVQERLDQAIESAAATELVKELPRGLKTLLARGYKGGHNLSGGQWQRLGIGRAHYRAAGVLIVDEPTAALDAKAEQEFFDSIRTLAAAGQTVLLITHRLGSVRTADLIHVLDHGRVVESGTFDELLDDSGPGFFRDRYRIQAAQYTTIPTQSVTASDTTASSPR, encoded by the coding sequence ATGACAGAAGAATCCGCCTCGACCCCCCGCAGGGCCGCTGCAGACGGCGATGCGACGCCGGACCACGAGGAGCTTTTGTTCGGCGGCCCGTTGCGTTACGACATGGGTTGGAACAAGCATCAGGACGCGTTCCTTCAGCTGAACCTTCGTTCCATGGTCACCCAGCTCCCGAAGCTGCTGTCCGGCACCATCCGACTGGCTCGGCAAGCGGACCGGCGAGCTCTGCGGCTGGTCGCTCTCGCGGAGGTCGGCCGGGGAGTGAGCCAGGCCGTCGGCCTCATCGCCGTCAACCGCGTGCTCAGCCACCTACTGGACAGCGGAAGCACCGTCGACCGGCTCAGCCACGCGGCTCCTGCCCTGGCCGCTGCTGGTCTCACCGCCATGGTCTCGGCCGTCTTGCGCGCCTTGTCCACCGCGGGCACCGGGCAGCTGGAGCCGAAGGTGGAGCGGGTCGCCACCGAGATGTACCTCTCCCACACCGCGAACGTGGAGCTGGCGGCGATCGAGGACGAGGAATTCCACCGGCTCCTCGACAGTGCCCAGTACGGGGCCGGATCCGCGCGGCGGTTGGTCAGGTACAGCACCAGCATCGTCAACGCCCTGATGTCCCTCGTAGCCACCGCCGGGGTTCTCTCAGTGCTGCACCCCGCTTTGTTGCCAATGCTCGTCGCGATGTCCCTGCCCAGCGCGTGGGCCGCCCTGTCCGTGGCGCGCCGCCGCTACCTGTCTTTCCACGCCTATGTCCAGCACGCTCGTGCCGGGCAGCTGATCAGCAGCCTGCTGATCAGCACCGACGCAGCCCCCGAAATCCGCGTCCACGGTGTCGCCCCGTTCCTGCTCCGCAGCTTCCGTGCCATCTCCGAATCCCAGGAGGCTGAGCAGAAACGCCTGTCCCGCCTGGCCGCCCGCACCGGTCTGATCGCTGCCGCATGGAGCGGGCTGGCCGCCGTGGCCACGTACGCCACCCTCGGAGGGCTGCTGTGGACTGGGGCCATGGCCTTGTCCGTGGGCGGCACGGCCGTCCTTGCCATCCGCAACGGCGCCTCCAGCCTCCAAAACTTCGTCCAGCAGATCAACTCCGCCCATGAGGACAGCCTGTTCATCGGCGACCTCCACCAACTCTGCCGCGAAGCCGACACCCGAGCCATCCCCACCGGCGGCCTCCCTCTGCCTGAATTCCCCAAACAGATCACCTTCGAAGACGTCCACTTCACCTACCAGGGCAAGGACACAACTCGCGCTCTGGCCGGCGCCACCCTGACCATCCCCACGGGGAAGGTCGTTGCTCTCGTCGGTGACAACGCCAGTGGCAAGAGCACCCTGACCAAGCTGCTGTGCGGGCTCTATCAGCCGGATGCCGGACGCATCCTGTGGGACGACACCGACGCCGCGCTCGTCAACCGCACGGCGCTCATCGACAAGATTGCAGTCGTCGGCCAGGACTTCTACCGCTGGCCCTTCACCGCCGCCGTCAACATTGCCATCGGCCGCCCCGACGCCACGATCGTCCAGGAGCGCCTGGACCAGGCCATCGAGTCCGCCGCTGCCACCGAACTGGTCAAGGAGTTGCCGCGTGGCCTCAAGACGCTCCTTGCCCGCGGATACAAGGGCGGCCACAACCTCTCGGGCGGCCAGTGGCAGCGCCTGGGCATCGGCCGGGCCCACTACCGGGCAGCTGGCGTGCTGATCGTCGACGAACCCACCGCCGCCCTCGATGCCAAGGCCGAACAGGAATTCTTCGACAGCATCCGCACCCTGGCCGCAGCCGGCCAGACCGTCCTGCTCATAACCCACCGCCTCGGCTCGGTACGCACCGCAGATCTGATCCACGTCCTCGACCACGGCCGCGTCGTCGAAAGCGGCACCTTCGACGAACTCCTCGACGACAGCGGTCCGGGGTTCTTCCGCGACCGCTACCGCATCCAGGCAGCTCAGTACACAACGATCCCCACCCAGAGCGTGACCGCCTCCGACACCACAGCGAGCAGCCCCCGATGA
- a CDS encoding NUDIX hydrolase, producing the protein MPDGRCLVLIDTRRRLPMLPGGTVETQDADPTQTLQREAHEEAHLALGPTHYLGYLHDTTSAAYSGIRACARVRMASAITHIGPSIPDAATGDTMLRLLATPHRIVELFGWGAQGRKQADAAIRAATGLWNYPIAPQSPDIQHVPVEGLRP; encoded by the coding sequence GTGCCCGACGGACGCTGCCTCGTCCTGATCGACACCCGCCGCAGACTGCCGATGCTCCCGGGCGGAACCGTCGAGACACAGGACGCCGACCCCACGCAGACCCTCCAGCGAGAAGCCCACGAGGAAGCACACCTCGCGCTCGGACCGACCCACTACCTCGGATACCTGCACGACACGACCTCGGCTGCCTACAGCGGAATCCGCGCCTGTGCTCGCGTCCGCATGGCCAGCGCCATCACCCATATCGGGCCTTCCATCCCCGACGCGGCCACCGGCGACACCATGCTCCGGCTGCTCGCCACGCCGCACCGCATCGTCGAGCTGTTCGGCTGGGGCGCGCAAGGACGTAAGCAGGCTGATGCCGCGATCCGCGCCGCCACTGGCCTGTGGAACTACCCCATCGCGCCCCAGTCCCCGGACATACAGCACGTCCCCGTCGAAGGGCTCCGCCCATGA
- a CDS encoding helix-turn-helix domain-containing protein translates to MKARRTEQGGAFDGLLLTARESAGILDVSTQVVEHLVSAGYLTAVYRGQHWFVTLASVLAYRRRRGHSARSLQLAACSREAPRSS, encoded by the coding sequence ATGAAAGCGCGCCGGACGGAGCAGGGCGGTGCCTTCGACGGACTGTTGCTGACGGCGCGGGAGTCGGCCGGAATCCTCGACGTCAGTACACAGGTCGTGGAGCATCTCGTCTCCGCGGGATATCTCACCGCGGTGTATCGCGGTCAGCACTGGTTCGTCACCCTCGCCAGCGTCCTGGCATACCGGCGCCGGCGCGGTCACTCCGCGCGAAGCCTTCAGTTGGCAGCATGCTCCCGGGAGGCCCCGCGCTCTTCGTAA
- a CDS encoding phosphotransferase produces MLTSIPMARPRMSIPGSVLDWASYVIGPITLVRDTSWDRESSKVWELTCPDSTRYFLKISPSKALYARETHAYRFAVPSLGPDRAPRLQAADPDQLALLLTAAPGQPVAAGLTMRDLLKVHRQVGWLLRVLHDAPHASSSASWDSRAEVRARTESVGKHVAAAGDLLTRTEEETVLRLARNLPHLEACPAAFIHGDAQERNVLWDGRSDCAALLDFERARPALAVDDFVHLAVGPWQQQPWLRRVFFTGYGRELTEPERQVLPMLAAADAVSGLAWGTRAGDNEVVHRARVTLKLLCKGAAL; encoded by the coding sequence GTGTTGACCAGCATTCCGATGGCCCGGCCCCGCATGAGCATTCCGGGGAGCGTCCTCGATTGGGCTTCCTATGTGATCGGCCCCATCACGCTCGTACGCGACACTTCGTGGGATCGGGAGAGCTCCAAGGTCTGGGAACTGACCTGTCCCGACAGCACCCGGTACTTCCTAAAGATCTCGCCCTCCAAGGCGCTCTACGCACGCGAAACTCATGCCTACCGCTTCGCTGTGCCCTCCCTTGGCCCCGACCGCGCTCCCCGTCTCCAGGCCGCCGACCCCGATCAGCTGGCCCTGCTGCTCACAGCAGCACCTGGCCAGCCCGTCGCCGCAGGGCTCACCATGCGCGACCTCCTCAAGGTGCACCGTCAGGTCGGCTGGCTGCTGCGCGTGCTCCATGACGCTCCGCACGCCTCCAGCAGCGCTAGTTGGGACTCTCGCGCGGAGGTCCGCGCGCGAACGGAATCCGTGGGCAAACACGTAGCTGCGGCAGGTGACCTGCTCACGCGCACCGAGGAGGAGACGGTGCTTCGGCTTGCCAGGAACCTCCCGCACCTGGAGGCGTGCCCTGCCGCCTTCATCCACGGCGACGCGCAGGAACGCAACGTTCTCTGGGACGGGCGTAGCGATTGCGCTGCCCTGCTCGACTTCGAGCGGGCGCGACCTGCTTTGGCTGTTGATGACTTCGTGCATCTGGCCGTCGGCCCGTGGCAGCAACAACCGTGGCTGCGCAGGGTGTTCTTCACTGGGTACGGACGGGAGCTGACAGAGCCCGAGCGGCAGGTGCTGCCGATGCTGGCCGCGGCGGATGCTGTCAGCGGCTTGGCGTGGGGCACGCGTGCCGGCGACAACGAAGTCGTTCATCGTGCCCGCGTGACGCTCAAGCTGCTTTGCAAGGGAGCAGCCCTGTGA
- a CDS encoding 2'-5' RNA ligase family protein, which produces MQQLQYVQASFPPAPPPSLADPSVIAAHEWAAFGEVSEMVNHWDRPGWTASTRAYYWMITFPGASALIQRARQCQQALRSLAFDDIAEDGLHLTLGRIGSSTEISLDQLDLLIASVQVDASSSVSLQAVPMTASRGAIRFSVAPWAPLIDLRIMLAEAGENAGLPLRKPTSGFRPHIGISYCNRATPAATVRDMVRPLRGLDAVEAEVKQVHIVELRREPSAYRWDVIRTLELPTATLH; this is translated from the coding sequence GTGCAGCAACTCCAGTACGTTCAGGCGTCCTTTCCGCCGGCGCCTCCGCCGTCCCTGGCCGATCCATCAGTGATCGCCGCGCACGAATGGGCCGCATTCGGCGAGGTGAGTGAGATGGTGAATCACTGGGACAGGCCTGGGTGGACGGCATCCACTCGCGCGTACTACTGGATGATCACTTTTCCTGGTGCCTCCGCACTCATCCAGCGGGCTCGACAGTGCCAGCAGGCGCTGCGCTCCCTCGCCTTCGACGACATTGCCGAAGACGGTCTCCACCTGACGCTTGGGCGTATCGGGTCGTCGACCGAGATCTCGCTGGACCAACTGGATCTATTGATCGCTTCCGTCCAGGTCGACGCCTCCTCATCCGTTTCCCTGCAGGCAGTGCCCATGACCGCCTCCCGTGGCGCGATCCGCTTCAGCGTCGCGCCGTGGGCACCATTGATCGATCTGCGCATCATGCTCGCCGAGGCAGGGGAGAACGCCGGCCTTCCTCTTCGGAAGCCGACATCGGGATTCCGCCCGCACATCGGTATCAGCTACTGCAATCGGGCCACGCCTGCGGCAACTGTCCGGGACATGGTGAGACCGTTGCGCGGCCTCGACGCCGTGGAGGCGGAGGTGAAACAGGTGCACATAGTCGAGCTGCGGCGCGAGCCGTCGGCCTACCGATGGGACGTGATCCGCACGCTGGAACTCCCCACGGCAACCCTTCATTGA
- a CDS encoding XRE family transcriptional regulator, with protein MDRRGFLAVSGIALTAYVHNWSVAEAEPLVRLQKGSRVSNELLLSLQKTTNHLRGMDASSGSGTVAKLGDDHLTLLRDIAKHGAYDESAGRQLAGLIADTATQTGWFTFDSGAPDEAQSYFLAALRAARASGDPRLGAGALSYMAIRGYSTGHPRDAVTAARAALDKVKTLNVPALEAMLLTRQARGHAMLGAQQAALKALGQATELCARGRSEHDPHWLYWINDGEIQGQAGSCHLALGNPRQAINSLAQAREALNPADVRTRALFLSRAATAQFREGDIEAGGTTANEAMDLAEHLQSARLNEHVHSMASELSMVSNTPHARELIERSVLVTGKGVPR; from the coding sequence ATGGATCGTCGCGGCTTCCTTGCAGTGAGCGGAATCGCGCTGACGGCATACGTGCACAACTGGAGTGTGGCCGAGGCGGAACCACTCGTTCGGTTGCAGAAGGGCAGCAGGGTCTCCAACGAGCTGCTGCTGTCTCTCCAGAAAACGACAAACCACCTTCGGGGAATGGACGCGAGTTCCGGAAGCGGCACCGTTGCGAAGCTTGGTGACGATCACCTAACGCTCCTTCGAGACATTGCCAAGCACGGCGCGTACGACGAGTCCGCGGGCCGACAGCTTGCAGGGCTCATCGCGGATACGGCGACGCAAACAGGGTGGTTCACTTTCGACTCCGGCGCGCCTGACGAAGCCCAGTCCTACTTCTTGGCGGCCTTACGTGCTGCCCGCGCATCGGGTGATCCGCGATTGGGCGCTGGCGCGCTGTCCTACATGGCGATTCGCGGATATTCCACAGGGCATCCGCGAGATGCGGTCACTGCCGCACGGGCGGCCCTCGACAAGGTCAAGACGCTGAATGTGCCGGCCCTGGAAGCGATGCTGCTCACCCGGCAGGCCCGTGGGCACGCCATGCTCGGCGCGCAGCAGGCGGCCCTCAAAGCATTGGGACAGGCGACGGAGCTATGCGCACGGGGGCGATCTGAGCACGACCCGCACTGGCTGTATTGGATCAATGACGGGGAGATCCAAGGACAAGCTGGCAGCTGTCACCTCGCTCTCGGCAACCCACGGCAGGCGATCAATAGCCTTGCCCAAGCGAGGGAGGCCCTCAATCCGGCGGATGTTCGGACGCGGGCACTGTTCCTCTCCCGCGCAGCCACTGCCCAATTCCGAGAAGGCGACATAGAAGCCGGGGGCACCACGGCCAACGAAGCCATGGACCTTGCTGAGCATCTCCAGTCTGCTCGGCTGAACGAACACGTCCACTCCATGGCCAGCGAGCTCAGCATGGTCTCCAACACACCGCACGCTCGGGAGCTGATTGAGCGGTCTGTTCTGGTTACAGGGAAGGGGGTACCGCGGTGA
- a CDS encoding HAD family hydrolase — MIENPPALVLWDIDRTLLYVGNVDRQVYREAFFEVVGRPAERLPARGTGVTMPLAIGSLLRENGVAASEVPKLLPRIAELLPKRLADHMADLRSEGALMPGAVAALRAVHAHPGLASTVVTGNLKPNAILKLEAFELDQFVDVEIGGYASDDDNRPALVAIAQKRAQAKHGSTFGPSKTVIIGDSLEDVRTGLEGGAAVIAVASGTTPATALQQAGADVVLDGLTDIQQLMGALSEALSPSERL; from the coding sequence GTGATCGAGAACCCTCCGGCACTCGTGCTCTGGGACATCGACAGGACTCTGCTCTACGTCGGCAATGTTGACCGGCAGGTATACCGGGAGGCGTTCTTCGAAGTGGTTGGACGCCCAGCTGAACGGCTCCCCGCCCGTGGCACGGGAGTGACAATGCCCCTCGCGATCGGAAGCCTGCTTCGGGAGAACGGAGTGGCAGCCAGCGAGGTGCCGAAGCTACTGCCACGCATAGCGGAACTGCTCCCCAAACGCCTGGCCGATCACATGGCAGACCTTCGAAGCGAGGGCGCACTGATGCCAGGTGCTGTCGCTGCCCTGAGGGCAGTGCATGCCCACCCCGGCCTGGCCTCCACGGTGGTCACGGGCAACCTCAAGCCAAACGCAATCTTGAAACTCGAAGCCTTCGAGCTCGACCAATTCGTGGATGTCGAGATCGGGGGATACGCCTCTGATGACGACAACCGGCCGGCGCTCGTCGCTATCGCCCAAAAGCGCGCCCAGGCCAAACACGGCTCCACGTTCGGCCCTTCCAAGACCGTAATCATTGGCGACTCCCTCGAAGACGTCCGTACGGGGCTTGAAGGCGGAGCAGCTGTCATCGCCGTCGCGTCCGGCACGACTCCTGCGACGGCACTCCAGCAGGCAGGAGCCGACGTTGTGCTCGATGGGTTGACCGACATCCAGCAGCTGATGGGCGCACTTTCGGAGGCACTTTCTCCGAGCGAACGTCTCTGA
- a CDS encoding NUDIX hydrolase — protein MPEKVTKDKVLCYVVREGRLLVFRHAEYDYEEVGIQVPAGSIREGETPEAAALREAREETGLHDFKIARKLGETVYDISPYRFELQRRHVFHLELTEPTPERWMSQEDHDGEQEPTHFECFWIRLEAAHILQAGQGALLGRLYD, from the coding sequence GTGCCTGAGAAGGTCACCAAGGACAAGGTGCTGTGCTACGTCGTGCGCGAGGGAAGGCTGCTGGTGTTCCGGCACGCCGAATATGACTACGAGGAGGTCGGCATCCAGGTCCCGGCCGGCAGCATCCGTGAGGGCGAGACGCCGGAGGCGGCAGCGCTGCGGGAGGCCCGCGAGGAGACCGGCCTTCACGACTTCAAAATCGCGCGGAAGCTCGGCGAGACCGTGTACGACATCAGCCCGTACCGGTTCGAACTCCAGCGTCGCCACGTCTTTCATCTGGAGCTGACCGAGCCCACTCCGGAGCGGTGGATGAGCCAGGAGGACCACGACGGGGAGCAGGAGCCCACACATTTCGAGTGCTTCTGGATTCGGCTGGAGGCAGCCCACATCCTGCAGGCCGGCCAGGGCGCCCTCCTGGGGCGCCTGTACGACTGA
- a CDS encoding radical SAM/SPASM domain-containing protein: MSHVTETNPLAPYVRGDLPGRFNELDVLRRHWARFAAVSQGAVVPPYEVLVHPSSGCNLRCAWCIGDHVPLELWDERREQLVMLDAAKDASDRLPDHLASPENMLKLIGDIVDYEVEAPYRQGGEDRSDVFKVEAVSFSGLIGEPLVARKALIPAFALLAERGIRYGIFTNAVLMDDACIEALLPAGYVHISIDAGTPDTYADLKYGGRKAGKVMFERAMANLARLVQRRAEAGSEVEINTSFVMYPENFHEVYTAARLIREAGADSLRLKQDNSGERPLTPDQASHASRLIEQIRSDLTTDAFRLLEIHKIGQTAEMARTCSTCSITDLMAAVGSDGCLYPCNYHPRPGGFSYGSALEESFATVWEGKLRGQLRSQLPMICPKVCDPFKNRSNRLLAEAKQVAATGGIDLLEGHVANLVNGGAYLIER; the protein is encoded by the coding sequence ATGTCCCATGTGACGGAGACAAATCCGCTCGCCCCTTACGTCCGCGGCGACCTGCCCGGCCGCTTCAACGAACTCGACGTGCTCAGGCGGCACTGGGCACGGTTCGCCGCCGTGTCCCAGGGCGCGGTGGTTCCCCCCTATGAGGTCTTGGTTCATCCCTCGAGCGGATGCAATCTGCGCTGCGCCTGGTGCATCGGAGACCACGTCCCCCTTGAGCTGTGGGACGAGCGGCGCGAGCAGTTGGTGATGCTGGACGCGGCCAAGGACGCGTCGGACCGGCTCCCGGACCATCTGGCGAGCCCGGAGAACATGCTCAAGTTGATCGGTGACATCGTCGACTACGAGGTCGAGGCTCCCTACCGGCAGGGCGGCGAAGACCGCTCCGATGTCTTCAAAGTGGAAGCAGTGTCGTTCTCCGGGCTGATCGGCGAACCGCTTGTCGCCCGCAAGGCCCTGATCCCAGCGTTCGCCCTGCTGGCCGAGCGCGGAATCCGCTACGGGATCTTCACCAACGCTGTACTGATGGATGACGCCTGTATAGAAGCTCTGCTCCCAGCGGGATACGTGCACATCAGCATCGACGCCGGCACACCAGATACCTACGCCGACCTGAAGTACGGCGGCCGCAAGGCCGGCAAGGTCATGTTCGAGCGCGCGATGGCCAACCTGGCGCGGCTTGTGCAGCGCCGAGCCGAAGCCGGATCGGAAGTGGAGATCAACACTTCCTTCGTCATGTATCCCGAGAACTTCCATGAGGTCTATACGGCTGCCCGCCTTATTCGTGAAGCAGGCGCTGACAGCTTGCGCTTGAAGCAGGACAACTCCGGCGAACGCCCACTCACGCCCGATCAGGCCAGCCATGCGTCCCGGCTGATCGAGCAGATCCGCAGTGATCTGACGACCGATGCCTTCCGGCTGCTTGAGATCCACAAGATCGGTCAGACCGCCGAGATGGCGCGGACGTGTTCTACGTGCTCGATCACCGACCTCATGGCCGCGGTGGGCTCCGACGGATGTCTGTACCCGTGCAACTACCACCCCCGGCCTGGCGGCTTCAGCTACGGCAGCGCGTTGGAAGAGTCCTTCGCGACCGTCTGGGAAGGCAAGCTGCGCGGACAGCTGCGCAGCCAGCTCCCAATGATCTGCCCCAAGGTTTGCGACCCGTTCAAGAACCGGTCGAACCGGCTCCTGGCAGAAGCCAAGCAGGTCGCAGCGACCGGCGGTATCGATCTTCTGGAGGGGCACGTGGCCAACTTGGTCAACGGCGGTGCCTACCTGATCGAGCGGTGA